One segment of Antennarius striatus isolate MH-2024 chromosome 5, ASM4005453v1, whole genome shotgun sequence DNA contains the following:
- the eefsec gene encoding selenocysteine-specific elongation factor isoform X1: MSESADRHTKILNFNVGVLGHVDSGKTSLARALSSTASTAAFDKNPQSRERGITLDLGFSSFTVELPAHLRGDGRQQQFDSLQFTLVDCPGHASLIRTIIGGAQIIDMMMLVVDLVKGVQTQTAECLLIGELTCPRMVVVLNKTDLLPPNKRQSAIEKMTKRLHKTLESTRFRDCPVIAVAAKPGGPEAPDTEEPQGVQELIELLKSQTYVPQRDPGGDLLMAVDHCFSIRGQGTVMTGTILQGSMAINDTVEIPALKVNKKIKSVQMFRKPVSGAMQGDRVGVCVTQFDPKLLERGVVCAPGSLHTLYAAVISVRKIGYFKGSLATRAKFHITVGHETVMAKITFFGLPLIDNSHPSADGNAAPSKPSLLDTPFTFDREYSYQDEYITSQAEASSGPDPEQWALLEFERPVTCPSLCLVIGSKLDTDIHTNVCRLAFHGHLLHGFEDKSYSETALPHLRIFKTKHKEGQVERVTDDYTVIGRTLFKKETNLQLFVGLKVMLSTGETGVIEGGFGQSGKFKIRIPEGLCLETKQMLSSTSKKKGKGGSKGGPANEDNVKTDSQPVSIHLNFKRYVFDPHKKMVQS, translated from the exons ATGTCAGAGTCTGCTGATCGTCACACTAAGATCCTAAACTTTAACGTCGGGGTGCTCGGGCACGTCGACAGCGGGAAGACATCGCTTGCGAGAGCGCTGAGCAGCACCGCATCCACGGCTGCCTTCGATAAGAACCCGCAGTCACGGGAGAGAGGAATCACGCTGGACCTCGGCTTCTCGTCGTTCACGGTGGAACTTCCTGCCCACCTGAGGGGCGACGGACGGCAGCAGCAGTTTGACAGCCTGCAGTTCACCCTGGTGGACTGTCCGGGACACGCCTCTCTGATTCGGACCATCATTGGGG gTGCCCAAATTATTGACatgatgatgctggtggtggatttGGTGAAAGGGGTACAGACTCAGACTGCAGAGTGTCTGCTGATAGGAGAGCTAACTTGCCCCCGCATGGTGGTTGTCCTGAACAAAACCGACCTGTTGCCACCAAACAAGAGACAGAGTGCTAttgaaaaaatgacaaagagacTTCACAAAACACTGGAGAGCACTAG ATTTAGGGATTGTCCTGTGATCGCTGTGGCAGCAAAACCAGGGGGCCCAGAGGCTCCTGACACAGAGGAGCCACAGGGAGTGCAGGAGTTAATAGAG CTTTTGAAGAGCCAGACGTATGTCCCTCAGAGGGACCCTGGAGGCGACCTACTGATGGCTGTGGATCACTGCTTCTCCATACGTGGTCAGGGAACAGTCATGACTGGAACCATCCTTCAGGGGTCGATGGCCATCAATGACACTGTGGAAATCCCAGCGTTAAAG GTTAACAAGAAGATCAAGTCGGTGCAGATGTTTCGGAAGCCGGTTTCGGGGGCCATGCAAGGAGAtcgcgtgggtgtgtgtgtaacacagtTTGACCCTAAACTGCTGGAGCGGGGCGTGGTGTGTGCCCCGGGGTCCCTGCATACCCTCTATGCAGCTGTCATCTCTGTGAGGAAGATTGGCTACTTCAAGGGTTCGCTGGCTACTCGAGCAAAGTTCCACATTACCGTGGGTCACGAGACAGTCATGGCGAAGATAACCTTCTTCGGACTGCCGCTCATAGACAACTCACATCCTTCAGCAGACGGCAACGCAGCGCCTTCAAAGCCCAGCTTGCTGGACACCCCCTTCACTTTCGACAGGGAGTACTCCTACCAGGATGAGTACATCACCAGTCAGGCAGAAGCGAGTTCAGGACCTGACCCAGAACAGTGGGCATTGTTGGAGTTTGAGCGGCCAGTCACATGTCCCTCACTCTGCTTGGTGATTGGTTCAAAGCTGGACACAGACATCCACACCAACGTGTGCCGGTTAGCCTTCCACGGCCATTTGCTGCATGGGTTCGAGGATAAAAGCTATTCTGAGACGGCCCTTCCTCATCTGCGCATCTTCAAGACGAAGCACAAGGAGGGGCAGGTGGAGAGG GTGACTGATGATTATACTGTGATCGGCCGCACACTGTTCAAGAAGGAGACCAACCTGCAGCTCTTTGTCGGGTTGAAGGTCATGCTGTCAACAGGAGAGACGGGTGTTATTGAGGGCGGCTTTGGACAGAGTGGGAAGTTCAAGATTCGGATACCAG agggTCTTTGTCTAGAAACCAAGCAGATGTTATCTTCCACCTccaagaaaaaaggaaaaggtggAAGCAAAGGTGGACCAGCAAATGAAGACAATGTCAAAACAGATTCCCAGCCTGTTAGCATTCACTTGAATTTCAAGCGCTACGTCTTTGATCCCCACAAAAAGATGGTTCAGTCCTGA
- the LOC137595322 gene encoding ruvB-like 1 isoform X2 has product MKIEEVKSTTKTQRIATHSHVKGLGLDEAGNAKQLSCGLVGQEAAREACGIIVEMIRSKKMAGRAVLLAGPPGTGKTALALATAQELGNKVPFCPMVGSEVYSSEIKKTEVLMENFRRAIGLRIKETKEVYEGEVTELTPCETENPMGGYGKTITHVIIGLKTGKGTKQLKLDPSIYESLQKERVEVGDVIYIGAKSGAVKRQGRCDTFATEFDLEAEEYVPLPKGDVHKKKEIVQDVTLHDLDVANARPQGGQDILSMMGQLMKPKKTEITDKLRAEINKVVNRYIDQGVAELVPGVLFVDEVHMLDIECFTYLHRALESTITPIVVFASNRGNCLIRGTEDIYSPHGIPRDLLDRVMIIRTMMYTPQEMKQIIKIRAQTEGINISEEALTHLAEIGTKTTLRYAVQLLTPASLLCRVQGIETEGREQVEEINELFYDAKSSAKILQDQHHKFMK; this is encoded by the exons ATGAAGATAGAGGAGGTAAAAAGCACCACAAAAACTCAACGGATCGCCACACATAGCCATGTTAAAGGACTTGGGCTAGACGAGGCCGGCAATGCTAAACAGTTATCCTGTGGTCTTGTAGGCCAGGAGGCTGCAAGAGAG GCTTGTGGCATCATTGTTGAAATGATCCGTTCTAAAAAGATGGCTGGACGAGCAGTGTTATTAGCAGGACCACCTGGTACTGGAAAG ACTGCCCTTGCACTGGCTACAGCACAGGAGTTGGGAAATAAGGTCCCTTTCTGCCCTATGGTTGGCAGTGAAGTCTACTcatctgaaattaaaaaaacagaagtcCTGATGGAGAATTTTAGGAGGGCCATAG GACTGCGTATCAAAGAAACAAAGGAGGTTTATGAAGGTGAGGTGACTGAGCTGACCCCCTGTGAGACTGAGAATCCAATGGGTGGCTATGGAAAGACCATCACCCATGTCATCATTGGGTTGAAAACGGGCAAAGGCACAAAGCAACTCAAG TTGGACCCCAGTATTTATGAGAGTCTTCAGAAAGAGCGTGTGGAAGTGGGAGACGTCATCTACATTGGAGCCAAAAGTGGAGCTGTTAAG AGACAAGGTCGCTGTGACACTTTTGCCACAGAGTTTGACCTTGAGGCAGAGGAGTATGTGCCACTGCCCAAAGGTGATGTCCACAAAAAGAAGGAAATAGTCCAAGATGTTACACTGCATGATCTGGACGTTGCTAATGCCAGACCCCAG GGAGGCCAAGACATTCTCTCCATGATGGGACAGCTTATGAAGCCTAAAAAGACGGAAATCACAG ataaGCTGCGGGCTGAGATCAACAAGGTGGTTAATCGCTATATTGACCAAGGTGTAGCAGAGCTCGTACCTGGTGTGCTGTTTGTGGATGAGGTGCACATGTTGGACATTGAATGCTTCACTTACCTTCATCGAGCGCTTGAGAGCACAATTACCCCCATCGTCGTGTTCGCCTCAAACAGGGGAAACTGTTTGATCAG GGGGACAGAGGATATCTACTCTCCACATGGGATTCCTCGGGACTTGCTTGACAGAGTCATGATAATCCGTACCATGATGTacacaccacaggaaatgaAGCAA ATCATCAAGATCCGTGCTCAGACTGAGGGGATCAATATCAGTGAGGAGGCTCTTACCCACCTGGCAGAAATTGGCACCAAGACCACCCTCAG aTACGCTGTACAGCTGCTGACCCCAGCCAGTCTGCTGTGTCGTGTTCAAGGAATAGAGACAGAAGGGAGGGAGCAGGTAGAGGAAATCAATGAGCTGTTCTACGATGCCAAGTCTTCAGCCAAAATTCTCCAAGATCAACATCAcaaattcatgaaataa
- the eefsec gene encoding selenocysteine-specific elongation factor isoform X2, with protein MMMLVVDLVKGVQTQTAECLLIGELTCPRMVVVLNKTDLLPPNKRQSAIEKMTKRLHKTLESTRFRDCPVIAVAAKPGGPEAPDTEEPQGVQELIELLKSQTYVPQRDPGGDLLMAVDHCFSIRGQGTVMTGTILQGSMAINDTVEIPALKVNKKIKSVQMFRKPVSGAMQGDRVGVCVTQFDPKLLERGVVCAPGSLHTLYAAVISVRKIGYFKGSLATRAKFHITVGHETVMAKITFFGLPLIDNSHPSADGNAAPSKPSLLDTPFTFDREYSYQDEYITSQAEASSGPDPEQWALLEFERPVTCPSLCLVIGSKLDTDIHTNVCRLAFHGHLLHGFEDKSYSETALPHLRIFKTKHKEGQVERVTDDYTVIGRTLFKKETNLQLFVGLKVMLSTGETGVIEGGFGQSGKFKIRIPEGLCLETKQMLSSTSKKKGKGGSKGGPANEDNVKTDSQPVSIHLNFKRYVFDPHKKMVQS; from the exons atgatgatgctggtggtggatttGGTGAAAGGGGTACAGACTCAGACTGCAGAGTGTCTGCTGATAGGAGAGCTAACTTGCCCCCGCATGGTGGTTGTCCTGAACAAAACCGACCTGTTGCCACCAAACAAGAGACAGAGTGCTAttgaaaaaatgacaaagagacTTCACAAAACACTGGAGAGCACTAG ATTTAGGGATTGTCCTGTGATCGCTGTGGCAGCAAAACCAGGGGGCCCAGAGGCTCCTGACACAGAGGAGCCACAGGGAGTGCAGGAGTTAATAGAG CTTTTGAAGAGCCAGACGTATGTCCCTCAGAGGGACCCTGGAGGCGACCTACTGATGGCTGTGGATCACTGCTTCTCCATACGTGGTCAGGGAACAGTCATGACTGGAACCATCCTTCAGGGGTCGATGGCCATCAATGACACTGTGGAAATCCCAGCGTTAAAG GTTAACAAGAAGATCAAGTCGGTGCAGATGTTTCGGAAGCCGGTTTCGGGGGCCATGCAAGGAGAtcgcgtgggtgtgtgtgtaacacagtTTGACCCTAAACTGCTGGAGCGGGGCGTGGTGTGTGCCCCGGGGTCCCTGCATACCCTCTATGCAGCTGTCATCTCTGTGAGGAAGATTGGCTACTTCAAGGGTTCGCTGGCTACTCGAGCAAAGTTCCACATTACCGTGGGTCACGAGACAGTCATGGCGAAGATAACCTTCTTCGGACTGCCGCTCATAGACAACTCACATCCTTCAGCAGACGGCAACGCAGCGCCTTCAAAGCCCAGCTTGCTGGACACCCCCTTCACTTTCGACAGGGAGTACTCCTACCAGGATGAGTACATCACCAGTCAGGCAGAAGCGAGTTCAGGACCTGACCCAGAACAGTGGGCATTGTTGGAGTTTGAGCGGCCAGTCACATGTCCCTCACTCTGCTTGGTGATTGGTTCAAAGCTGGACACAGACATCCACACCAACGTGTGCCGGTTAGCCTTCCACGGCCATTTGCTGCATGGGTTCGAGGATAAAAGCTATTCTGAGACGGCCCTTCCTCATCTGCGCATCTTCAAGACGAAGCACAAGGAGGGGCAGGTGGAGAGG GTGACTGATGATTATACTGTGATCGGCCGCACACTGTTCAAGAAGGAGACCAACCTGCAGCTCTTTGTCGGGTTGAAGGTCATGCTGTCAACAGGAGAGACGGGTGTTATTGAGGGCGGCTTTGGACAGAGTGGGAAGTTCAAGATTCGGATACCAG agggTCTTTGTCTAGAAACCAAGCAGATGTTATCTTCCACCTccaagaaaaaaggaaaaggtggAAGCAAAGGTGGACCAGCAAATGAAGACAATGTCAAAACAGATTCCCAGCCTGTTAGCATTCACTTGAATTTCAAGCGCTACGTCTTTGATCCCCACAAAAAGATGGTTCAGTCCTGA
- the ruvbl1 gene encoding ruvB-like 1 yields MKIEEVKSTTKTQRIATHSHVKGLGLDEAGNAKQLSCGLVGQEAAREACGIIVEMIRSKKMAGRAVLLAGPPGTGKTALALATAQELGNKVPFCPMVGSEVYSSEIKKTEVLMENFRRAIGLRIKETKEVYEGEVTELTPCETENPMGGYGKTISHVIIGLKTGKGTKQLKLDPSIYESLQKERVEVGDVIYIEANSGAVKRQGRCDTFATEFDLEAEEYVPLPKGDVHKKKEIVQDVTLHDLDVANARPQGGQDILSMMGQLMKPKKTEITDKLRAEINKVVNRYIDQGVAELVPGVLFVDEVHMLDIECFTYLHRALESTITPIVVFASNRGNCLIRGTEDIYSPHGIPRDLLDRVMIIRTMMYTPQEMKQIIKIRAQTEGINISEEALTHLAEIGTKTTLRYAVQLLTPASLLGRVQGKETAEREQVEEINELFYDAKSSAKILQDQHHKFMK; encoded by the exons ATGAAGATAGAGGAGGTAAAAAGCACCACAAAAACTCAACGGATCGCCACACATAGCCATGTTAAAGGACTTGGGCTAGACGAGGCCGGGAATGCTAAACAGTTATCCTGTGGTCTTGTGGGCCAGGAGGCTGCAAGAGAG GCTTGTGGCATCATTGTTGAAATGATCCGTTCTAAAAAGATGGCTGGACGAGCAGTGTTATTGGCAGGACCACCTGGTACTGGAAAG ACTGCCCTTGCACTGGCTACAGCACAGGAGTTGGGAAATAAGGTCCCTTTCTGCCCTATGGTTGGCAGTGAAGTCTACTcatctgaaattaaaaaaacagaagtcCTGATGGAGAATTTTAGGAGGGCCATAG GACTGCGTATCAAAGAAACAAAGGAGGTTTATGAAGGTGAGGTGACTGAGCTGACCCCCTGTGAGACTGAGAATCCAATGGGTGGCTATGGAAAGACCATCAGCCACGTCATCATCGGGTTGAAAACGGGCAAAGGCACAAAGCAACTCAAG TTGGACCCCAGTATTTATGAGAGTCTTCAGAAAGAGCGTGTGGAAGTGGGAGACGTCATCTACATTGAAGCCAACAGTGGAGCTGTTAAG AGACAAGGTCGCTGTGACACTTTTGCCACAGAGTTTGACCTTGAGGCAGAGGAGTATGTGCCACTGCCCAAAGGTGATGTCCACAAAAAGAAGGAAATAGTCCAAGATGTTACACTGCATGATCTGGACGTTGCTAATGCCAGACCCCAG GGAGGCCAAGACATTCTCTCCATGATGGGACAGCTTATGAAGCCTAAAAAGACGGAAATCACAG ataaGCTGCGGGCTGAGATCAACAAGGTGGTTAATCGCTATATTGACCAAGGTGTAGCAGAGCTCGTACCTGGTGTGCTGTTTGTGGATGAGGTGCACATGTTGGACATTGAATGCTTCACTTACCTTCATCGAGCGCTTGAGAGCACAATTACCCCCATCGTCGTGTTCGCCTCAAACAGGGGAAACTGTTTGATCAG GGGGACAGAGGATATCTACTCTCCACATGGGATTCCTCGGGACTTGCTTGACAGAGTCATGATAATCCGTACCATGATGTacacaccacaggaaatgaAGCAA ATCATCAAGATCCGTGCTCAGACTGAGGGGATCAATATCAGTGAGGAGGCTCTTACCCACCTGGCAGAAATTGGCACCAAGACCACCCTCAG ATACGCTGTACAGCTGCTGACCCCAGCCAGTCTGCTGGGTCGTGTTCAAGGGAAAGAGACAGCAGAGAGGGAGCAGGTAGAGGAAATCAATGAGCTGTTCTACGATGCCAAGTCTTCAGCCAAAATTCTCCAAGATCAACATCAcaaattcatgaaataa
- the mustn1a gene encoding musculoskeletal embryonic nuclear protein 1a, whose amino-acid sequence MSQPVQEEDGQMRPEVRDEDLTATKNTLGLGGPAKSKTMQVMEDCEKSGAAAPSVFSGVKSGAETVLNVRSARPNRK is encoded by the exons ATGTCTCAA CCAgttcaggaggaagatggacAAATGCGTCCTGAGGTGAGAGACGAGGATTTGACTGCAACAAAGAACACATTGGGTCTAGGTGGGCCAGCGAAAAGCAAGACAATGCAAGTAATGGAGGATTGCG AGAAATCAGGTGCAGCTGCTCCCTCTGTGTTCAGTGGAGTGAAATCAGGAGCAGAGACAGTTTTGAACGTACGTTCAGCTcgaccaaacaggaagtag
- the LOC137595322 gene encoding ruvB-like 1 isoform X1 codes for MFIGFERNEFQVLVCVRPELKLHFCVKGSTVVQWVCDPLCAEFACSPHVCLWSLRGSPASSHLQKHALQACGIIVEMIRSKKMAGRAVLLAGPPGTGKTALALATAQELGNKVPFCPMVGSEVYSSEIKKTEVLMENFRRAIGLRIKETKEVYEGEVTELTPCETENPMGGYGKTITHVIIGLKTGKGTKQLKLDPSIYESLQKERVEVGDVIYIGAKSGAVKRQGRCDTFATEFDLEAEEYVPLPKGDVHKKKEIVQDVTLHDLDVANARPQGGQDILSMMGQLMKPKKTEITDKLRAEINKVVNRYIDQGVAELVPGVLFVDEVHMLDIECFTYLHRALESTITPIVVFASNRGNCLIRGTEDIYSPHGIPRDLLDRVMIIRTMMYTPQEMKQIIKIRAQTEGINISEEALTHLAEIGTKTTLRYAVQLLTPASLLCRVQGIETEGREQVEEINELFYDAKSSAKILQDQHHKFMK; via the exons ATGTTTATAGGGTTTGAAAGAAATGAATTTCAGGTCTTGGTATGTGTCCGCCCAGAGCTGAAATTGCATTTCTGTGTAAaaggcagcacggtggtgcagtgggtttgcgacccgctctgtgcggagtttgcatgttctccccatgtctgtctGTGGTCTCTCcggggttctccagcttcctcccacctccagaaacatgcacttcag GCTTGTGGCATCATTGTTGAAATGATCCGTTCTAAAAAGATGGCTGGACGAGCAGTGTTATTAGCAGGACCACCTGGTACTGGAAAG ACTGCCCTTGCACTGGCTACAGCACAGGAGTTGGGAAATAAGGTCCCTTTCTGCCCTATGGTTGGCAGTGAAGTCTACTcatctgaaattaaaaaaacagaagtcCTGATGGAGAATTTTAGGAGGGCCATAG GACTGCGTATCAAAGAAACAAAGGAGGTTTATGAAGGTGAGGTGACTGAGCTGACCCCCTGTGAGACTGAGAATCCAATGGGTGGCTATGGAAAGACCATCACCCATGTCATCATTGGGTTGAAAACGGGCAAAGGCACAAAGCAACTCAAG TTGGACCCCAGTATTTATGAGAGTCTTCAGAAAGAGCGTGTGGAAGTGGGAGACGTCATCTACATTGGAGCCAAAAGTGGAGCTGTTAAG AGACAAGGTCGCTGTGACACTTTTGCCACAGAGTTTGACCTTGAGGCAGAGGAGTATGTGCCACTGCCCAAAGGTGATGTCCACAAAAAGAAGGAAATAGTCCAAGATGTTACACTGCATGATCTGGACGTTGCTAATGCCAGACCCCAG GGAGGCCAAGACATTCTCTCCATGATGGGACAGCTTATGAAGCCTAAAAAGACGGAAATCACAG ataaGCTGCGGGCTGAGATCAACAAGGTGGTTAATCGCTATATTGACCAAGGTGTAGCAGAGCTCGTACCTGGTGTGCTGTTTGTGGATGAGGTGCACATGTTGGACATTGAATGCTTCACTTACCTTCATCGAGCGCTTGAGAGCACAATTACCCCCATCGTCGTGTTCGCCTCAAACAGGGGAAACTGTTTGATCAG GGGGACAGAGGATATCTACTCTCCACATGGGATTCCTCGGGACTTGCTTGACAGAGTCATGATAATCCGTACCATGATGTacacaccacaggaaatgaAGCAA ATCATCAAGATCCGTGCTCAGACTGAGGGGATCAATATCAGTGAGGAGGCTCTTACCCACCTGGCAGAAATTGGCACCAAGACCACCCTCAG aTACGCTGTACAGCTGCTGACCCCAGCCAGTCTGCTGTGTCGTGTTCAAGGAATAGAGACAGAAGGGAGGGAGCAGGTAGAGGAAATCAATGAGCTGTTCTACGATGCCAAGTCTTCAGCCAAAATTCTCCAAGATCAACATCAcaaattcatgaaataa